The Ferrimicrobium sp. genome has a window encoding:
- a CDS encoding DsrE family protein, whose product MGRPTLVVLTTGKEAFVRANAVLQMTLMVRRTKQEMPVELLLLGPGVEVLRSNQKNSPQFEQQLAGLREAGVRITVCEVSLESLGLTKDQMFECETVKGGVEVATKLAEDWNVLTF is encoded by the coding sequence ATGGGAAGACCAACACTTGTCGTATTGACAACTGGGAAGGAAGCCTTCGTTAGGGCGAATGCTGTGCTCCAGATGACGCTCATGGTTCGCAGGACAAAACAGGAGATGCCTGTCGAACTCTTGCTGCTCGGTCCTGGTGTCGAGGTGCTGCGTTCCAATCAGAAGAACTCGCCACAGTTCGAGCAGCAGCTTGCTGGATTGCGAGAGGCTGGGGTAAGGATCACTGTCTGTGAGGTCTCCTTAGAGAGTCTTGGGCTTACCAAGGATCAGATGTTCGAGTGTGAGACGGTGAAGGGTGGTGTGGAGGTGGCTACGAAGCTGGCGGAGGATTGGAACGTTCTTACCTTTTAG
- a CDS encoding GNAT family N-acetyltransferase, producing the protein MRAPVDFREYQEGDLGGVLASCDQEGWSSYVDDRDRARKVFTSPGVVSVVAIASGDVIGFAYFQTDRAIQAHLSLLVVGRSFRRAGVARGIVSYVFPLLGATRVDLITDTAEDFYRSLYHKEESGFRLYPPGIATRDA; encoded by the coding sequence ATGCGGGCCCCAGTCGATTTCAGAGAGTACCAAGAAGGTGATCTTGGTGGAGTACTCGCCTCATGCGACCAAGAGGGCTGGAGCTCCTATGTCGACGACAGGGATCGAGCGCGAAAGGTCTTCACCTCGCCAGGGGTTGTATCCGTAGTTGCCATTGCCTCCGGGGATGTTATCGGGTTCGCTTACTTCCAAACCGACAGGGCGATCCAAGCCCACCTGTCCCTTCTCGTGGTCGGACGGAGTTTTCGAAGAGCCGGTGTTGCCAGGGGGATCGTGTCCTACGTGTTCCCGCTACTGGGCGCGACAAGGGTCGACCTCATCACTGATACCGCCGAAGACTTCTATCGCTCCCTGTATCACAAGGAGGAGTCGGGCTTCCGGCTCTATCCACCAGGCATTGCCACCCGCGACGCATAG
- a CDS encoding HNH endonuclease gives MRNFQADDDSILRQAMFDHLDRCLAGAQAEFLSSRVINTFEIQGQPIRLIVQSGIRKVQGHPGALTIRTTYTPPSAVPPYIDDVGSNGLVRYKYRGQDEGHSDNRALRHAMETGLPLAYFVGIAPGIYLPIYPVYVEAEDQSRHEFAIAVDQYLHGHDLDSIDTFQREYRTSVTKARLHQPSFRARVLHAYNSTCTICRLHHAELLDAAHILPDSHPQGLPIVPNALTLCKLHHAAFDRNLLGIRPDFVVEVKPELLREIDGPMLQHGLKEMNGTQLVLPKERASRPDRARLLERYEEFRSTK, from the coding sequence GTGAGGAATTTCCAAGCCGACGACGATTCGATACTCCGTCAGGCAATGTTTGATCATTTAGACCGTTGCCTTGCGGGGGCACAGGCGGAGTTTCTCTCCTCTCGCGTGATCAATACCTTTGAGATCCAAGGTCAACCCATCCGACTCATTGTACAAAGTGGAATCCGAAAGGTTCAGGGCCACCCTGGGGCATTGACCATTCGAACCACCTATACCCCTCCGTCGGCGGTTCCTCCTTATATTGATGATGTTGGCTCCAATGGCTTGGTTCGCTACAAATACCGAGGACAAGACGAAGGACACTCAGACAACAGGGCGTTGCGTCATGCCATGGAGACGGGATTACCCCTAGCCTACTTTGTTGGCATCGCACCTGGTATTTACCTACCCATCTATCCCGTCTATGTCGAAGCTGAGGACCAATCACGCCACGAGTTCGCCATAGCGGTTGACCAATACCTCCATGGGCATGACCTTGATTCGATCGACACCTTTCAGCGCGAGTACCGCACCAGCGTGACCAAGGCCCGATTGCACCAACCATCGTTCCGAGCACGAGTCCTCCACGCCTACAATTCGACCTGCACGATTTGTCGCCTCCATCACGCCGAACTACTCGATGCTGCCCATATTCTTCCCGATAGCCATCCGCAAGGACTGCCAATTGTGCCCAATGCGCTGACACTGTGCAAGCTCCATCATGCCGCCTTTGACCGCAATCTTTTGGGCATCCGCCCCGACTTCGTCGTGGAGGTAAAACCAGAACTTCTACGCGAGATCGATGGCCCGATGCTCCAACATGGCCTCAAGGAAATGAATGGGACCCAGCTCGTACTTCCCAAGGAACGCGCGT